The Callithrix jacchus isolate 240 chromosome 20, calJac240_pri, whole genome shotgun sequence genome has a window encoding:
- the VPS9D1 gene encoding VPS9 domain-containing protein 1 isoform X5: MAAAAGDGTVKPLQSAMKLANGAIELDAGNRPREAYTEYLRSIHYISQVLLEEVETTKEAGETMPPDTSKMLKLAQQCLERAQSTAAKLGKTRLKPAMPAAAPNPQPAGRHRRVYSDEGGKLSPFLPPEIFQKLQGAESRSSKKELTPLEEASLQNQKLKAAYEARMARLDPSQAMQKTSLTLSLQRQMMENLVIAKAREETLQRKMEERRLRLQEAANRRFCSQVALTPEEREQRALYAAILEYEQDHDWPKYWKAKLKRSPGDLSLVTSLLSHLLSLPDHPIVQLLRRLQCAVYSTLYPAVSRAAAPAPGCCPLTPNPGSRRLRPSQSLHCMLSPCEPSTAPWPQDSPPTPPLHPHPTGPPSPVGDIASGLPDKDSSFEDLEQFLGTSEWQGRAQGHGGQPEPQLQQLKSAVEDIHNAIDRLLSLTLLAFEGLNTAASKDRCLACIEEPFFSPLWPLLLALYRSVHQAREAALSRSMELYRNAPPTAIGIPTKLLPKDPEAKGTYPYCAAAQELGLLVLESCPQKKLECIVRTLRVICVCAEDYCPTSEATPQAGPQPIAAAAIGADDLLPILSFVVLRSGLPQLVSECAALEEFIHEGYLIGEEGYCLTSLQSALSYVELLPRGGLAKQ; the protein is encoded by the exons ATGGCCGCTGCGGCCGGGGACGGCACCGTAAAGCCGCTGCAGAGCGCCATGAAGCTGGCCAACGGGGCCATCGAGTTGGACGCCGGCAACCGGCCCCGG GAGGCATACACGGAATACCTGCGGAGCATCCACTATATCTCCCAGGTGCTACTGGAAGAAGTGGAAACCACTAAAG AAGCTGGGGAAACCATGCCCCCTGATACCTCCAAGATGCTGAAGCTAGCACAGCAGTGTCTGGAGAGGGCCCAGTCGACAGCCGCCAAGCTTG GGAAAACACGCCTGAAGCCAGCCATGCCTGCGGCTGCTCCCAACCCCCAACCTGCCGGCCGACACCGACGTGTGTATTCAGACGAAGGAGGGAagctctctccttttcttccgcCTGAGATCTTCCAGAAGCTTCAGGGGGCAGAGTCACGAAGCTCTAAGAA AGAGCTGACGCCCTTGGAGGAAGCCTCCCTGCAGAATCAGAAGCTGAAGGCTGCGTATGAGGCCCGGATGGCCCGACTAGACCCCAGCCAGGCTATGCAGAAGACATCCCTG aCCCTCTCTCTACAGCGGCAGATGATGGAGAACCTGGTGATCGCCAAAGCCCGGGAGGAGACA CTCCAGAGGAAGATGGAAGAGCGCCGGCTGCGGCTCCAGGAGGCCGCCAACAG GAGGTTTTGTAGCCAGGTCGCCCTGACGCCAGAGGAGCGGGAGCAGCGGGCACTTTACGCAGCTATCCTGGAGTACGAGCAGGACCAC GACTGGCCGAAGTACTGGAAGGCCAAGCTTAAGAGGAGCCCGGGGGACCTGTCGCTGGTGACCAGCCTGCTGTCACACCTGCTCAG CCTCCCTGACCACCCGATTGTGCAGCTCCTGAGGCGGCTGCAGTGTGCAGTGTACAGCACCCTGTACCCTGCAGTGAGCAGGGCAGCTGCGCCAGCCCCGGGCTGCTGCCCCCTGACCCCCAACCCTGGAAGCCGGCGGCTGCGGCCCTCGCAGAGCCTCCACTGTATGCTGTCCCCGTGTGAGCCCAGCACAGCCCCGTGGCCCCAGGACAGCCCCCCCAcacccccactccacccccaccccacggGGCCTCCCTCACCTGTTGGGGACATTGCGTCTGGCCTGCCGGACAAGGACAGCTCGTTTGAGGACCTGGAGCAGTTCCTGGGGACGTCTGAGTGGCAGGGCCGGGCCCAGGGCCATGGCGGGCAGCCCGAGCCCCAACTGCAGCAGCTGAAGAGCGCGGTGGAGGACATCCACAACGCCATCG ACAGGCTGCTCTCGCTGACCCTTCTGGCCTTCGAAGGCCTCAACACAGCTGCCTCCAAGGACCGCTGCCTGGCGTGCATAGAGGAGCCCTTCTTCTCCCCGCTGTGGCCTCTGCTGCTAGCCCTGTACAG GAGCGTGCACCAAGCCCGGGAGGCCGCTCTGAGCAGGAGCATGGAGCTCTACAGGAATGCACCCCCCACCGCCATCGGCATCCCCACCAAGCTCCTCCCCAAGGACCCGGAGGCCAAGGGGACCTACCCCTACTGTGCTGCGGCCCAGGAGCTTGGACTGCTGGTCCTGGAGAGCTGCCCCCAAAAGAAGCTGGAGTGCATAG TTCGGACCTTGCGGGTCATCTGTGTCTGCGCAGAAGACTACTGCCCCACCTCAGAGGCCACACCCCAGGCCGGACCCCAGCCCATTGCTGCAGCAGCCAT TGGTGCCGACGACCTGCTGCCCATCCTCTCCTTCGTGGTGCTGAGGAGTGGCCTCCCTCAGCTGGTGTCGGAGTGTGCGGCCCTGGAGGAGTTCATCCACGAGGG GTACCTGATCGGAGAGGAGGGTTACTGCCTGACATCACTGCAGAGTGCCCTGAGCTATGTGGAGCTGCTGCCCCGGGGAGGCCTGGCCAAGCAGTAG
- the VPS9D1 gene encoding VPS9 domain-containing protein 1 isoform X11 has translation MPAAAPNPQPAGRHRRVYSDEGGKLSPFLPPEIFQKLQGAESRSSKKELTPLEEASLQNQKLKAAYEARMARLDPSQAMQKTSLTLSLQRQMMENLVIAKAREETLQRKMEERRLRLQEAANRRFCSQVALTPEEREQRALYAAILEYEQDHDWPKYWKAKLKRSPGDLSLVTSLLSHLLSLPDHPIVQLLRRLQCAVYSTLYPAVSRAAAPAPGCCPLTPNPGSRRLRPSQSLHCMLSPCEPSTAPWPQDSPPTPPLHPHPTGPPSPVGDIASGLPDKDSSFEDLEQFLGTSEWQGRAQGHGGQPEPQLQQLKSAVEDIHNAIAQPAGGDGPMPQPFSFWKWSSRDGVSPCWLVSKLLTSDRLLSLTLLAFEGLNTAASKDRCLACIEEPFFSPLWPLLLALYRSVHQAREAALSRSMELYRNAPPTAIGIPTKLLPKDPEAKGTYPYCAAAQELGLLVLESCPQKKLECIVRTLRVICVCAEDYCPTSEATPQAGPQPIAAAAIGADDLLPILSFVVLRSGLPQLVSECAALEEFIHEGYLIGEEGYCLTSLQSALSYVELLPRGGLAKQ, from the exons ATGCCTGCGGCTGCTCCCAACCCCCAACCTGCCGGCCGACACCGACGTGTGTATTCAGACGAAGGAGGGAagctctctccttttcttccgcCTGAGATCTTCCAGAAGCTTCAGGGGGCAGAGTCACGAAGCTCTAAGAA AGAGCTGACGCCCTTGGAGGAAGCCTCCCTGCAGAATCAGAAGCTGAAGGCTGCGTATGAGGCCCGGATGGCCCGACTAGACCCCAGCCAGGCTATGCAGAAGACATCCCTG aCCCTCTCTCTACAGCGGCAGATGATGGAGAACCTGGTGATCGCCAAAGCCCGGGAGGAGACA CTCCAGAGGAAGATGGAAGAGCGCCGGCTGCGGCTCCAGGAGGCCGCCAACAG GAGGTTTTGTAGCCAGGTCGCCCTGACGCCAGAGGAGCGGGAGCAGCGGGCACTTTACGCAGCTATCCTGGAGTACGAGCAGGACCAC GACTGGCCGAAGTACTGGAAGGCCAAGCTTAAGAGGAGCCCGGGGGACCTGTCGCTGGTGACCAGCCTGCTGTCACACCTGCTCAG CCTCCCTGACCACCCGATTGTGCAGCTCCTGAGGCGGCTGCAGTGTGCAGTGTACAGCACCCTGTACCCTGCAGTGAGCAGGGCAGCTGCGCCAGCCCCGGGCTGCTGCCCCCTGACCCCCAACCCTGGAAGCCGGCGGCTGCGGCCCTCGCAGAGCCTCCACTGTATGCTGTCCCCGTGTGAGCCCAGCACAGCCCCGTGGCCCCAGGACAGCCCCCCCAcacccccactccacccccaccccacggGGCCTCCCTCACCTGTTGGGGACATTGCGTCTGGCCTGCCGGACAAGGACAGCTCGTTTGAGGACCTGGAGCAGTTCCTGGGGACGTCTGAGTGGCAGGGCCGGGCCCAGGGCCATGGCGGGCAGCCCGAGCCCCAACTGCAGCAGCTGAAGAGCGCGGTGGAGGACATCCACAACGCCATCG cccagcctgcagGTGGTGATGGCCCCATGCCTCAGCCCTTCTCATTTTGGAAATGGagcagtagagacggggtttcaccatgttggctggtctcaaaactcttgacctcag ACAGGCTGCTCTCGCTGACCCTTCTGGCCTTCGAAGGCCTCAACACAGCTGCCTCCAAGGACCGCTGCCTGGCGTGCATAGAGGAGCCCTTCTTCTCCCCGCTGTGGCCTCTGCTGCTAGCCCTGTACAG GAGCGTGCACCAAGCCCGGGAGGCCGCTCTGAGCAGGAGCATGGAGCTCTACAGGAATGCACCCCCCACCGCCATCGGCATCCCCACCAAGCTCCTCCCCAAGGACCCGGAGGCCAAGGGGACCTACCCCTACTGTGCTGCGGCCCAGGAGCTTGGACTGCTGGTCCTGGAGAGCTGCCCCCAAAAGAAGCTGGAGTGCATAG TTCGGACCTTGCGGGTCATCTGTGTCTGCGCAGAAGACTACTGCCCCACCTCAGAGGCCACACCCCAGGCCGGACCCCAGCCCATTGCTGCAGCAGCCAT TGGTGCCGACGACCTGCTGCCCATCCTCTCCTTCGTGGTGCTGAGGAGTGGCCTCCCTCAGCTGGTGTCGGAGTGTGCGGCCCTGGAGGAGTTCATCCACGAGGG GTACCTGATCGGAGAGGAGGGTTACTGCCTGACATCACTGCAGAGTGCCCTGAGCTATGTGGAGCTGCTGCCCCGGGGAGGCCTGGCCAAGCAGTAG
- the VPS9D1 gene encoding VPS9 domain-containing protein 1 isoform X7, producing the protein MAAAAGDGTVKPLQSAMKLANGAIELDAGNRPREAYTEYLRSIHYISQVLLEEVETTKAGETMPPDTSKMLKLAQQCLERAQSTAAKLGKTRLKPAMPAAAPNPQPAGRHRRVYSDEGGKLSPFLPPEIFQKLQGAESRSSKKELTPLEEASLQNQKLKAAYEARMARLDPSQAMQKTSLTLSLQRQMMENLVIAKAREETLQRKMEERRLRLQEAANRRFCSQVALTPEEREQRALYAAILEYEQDHDWPKYWKAKLKRSPGDLSLVTSLLSHLLSLPDHPIVQLLRRLQCAVYSTLYPAVSRAAAPAPGCCPLTPNPGSRRLRPSQSLHCMLSPCEPSTAPWPQDSPPTPPLHPHPTGPPSPVGDIASGLPDKDSSFEDLEQFLGTSEWQGRAQGHGGQPEPQLQQLKSAVEDIHNAIDRLLSLTLLAFEGLNTAASKDRCLACIEEPFFSPLWPLLLALYRSVHQAREAALSRSMELYRNAPPTAIGIPTKLLPKDPEAKGTYPYCAAAQELGLLVLESCPQKKLECIVRTLRVICVCAEDYCPTSEATPQAGPQPIAAAAIGADDLLPILSFVVLRSGLPQLVSECAALEEFIHEGYLIGEEGYCLTSLQSALSYVELLPRGGLAKQ; encoded by the exons ATGGCCGCTGCGGCCGGGGACGGCACCGTAAAGCCGCTGCAGAGCGCCATGAAGCTGGCCAACGGGGCCATCGAGTTGGACGCCGGCAACCGGCCCCGG GAGGCATACACGGAATACCTGCGGAGCATCCACTATATCTCCCAGGTGCTACTGGAAGAAGTGGAAACCACTAAAG CTGGGGAAACCATGCCCCCTGATACCTCCAAGATGCTGAAGCTAGCACAGCAGTGTCTGGAGAGGGCCCAGTCGACAGCCGCCAAGCTTG GGAAAACACGCCTGAAGCCAGCCATGCCTGCGGCTGCTCCCAACCCCCAACCTGCCGGCCGACACCGACGTGTGTATTCAGACGAAGGAGGGAagctctctccttttcttccgcCTGAGATCTTCCAGAAGCTTCAGGGGGCAGAGTCACGAAGCTCTAAGAA AGAGCTGACGCCCTTGGAGGAAGCCTCCCTGCAGAATCAGAAGCTGAAGGCTGCGTATGAGGCCCGGATGGCCCGACTAGACCCCAGCCAGGCTATGCAGAAGACATCCCTG aCCCTCTCTCTACAGCGGCAGATGATGGAGAACCTGGTGATCGCCAAAGCCCGGGAGGAGACA CTCCAGAGGAAGATGGAAGAGCGCCGGCTGCGGCTCCAGGAGGCCGCCAACAG GAGGTTTTGTAGCCAGGTCGCCCTGACGCCAGAGGAGCGGGAGCAGCGGGCACTTTACGCAGCTATCCTGGAGTACGAGCAGGACCAC GACTGGCCGAAGTACTGGAAGGCCAAGCTTAAGAGGAGCCCGGGGGACCTGTCGCTGGTGACCAGCCTGCTGTCACACCTGCTCAG CCTCCCTGACCACCCGATTGTGCAGCTCCTGAGGCGGCTGCAGTGTGCAGTGTACAGCACCCTGTACCCTGCAGTGAGCAGGGCAGCTGCGCCAGCCCCGGGCTGCTGCCCCCTGACCCCCAACCCTGGAAGCCGGCGGCTGCGGCCCTCGCAGAGCCTCCACTGTATGCTGTCCCCGTGTGAGCCCAGCACAGCCCCGTGGCCCCAGGACAGCCCCCCCAcacccccactccacccccaccccacggGGCCTCCCTCACCTGTTGGGGACATTGCGTCTGGCCTGCCGGACAAGGACAGCTCGTTTGAGGACCTGGAGCAGTTCCTGGGGACGTCTGAGTGGCAGGGCCGGGCCCAGGGCCATGGCGGGCAGCCCGAGCCCCAACTGCAGCAGCTGAAGAGCGCGGTGGAGGACATCCACAACGCCATCG ACAGGCTGCTCTCGCTGACCCTTCTGGCCTTCGAAGGCCTCAACACAGCTGCCTCCAAGGACCGCTGCCTGGCGTGCATAGAGGAGCCCTTCTTCTCCCCGCTGTGGCCTCTGCTGCTAGCCCTGTACAG GAGCGTGCACCAAGCCCGGGAGGCCGCTCTGAGCAGGAGCATGGAGCTCTACAGGAATGCACCCCCCACCGCCATCGGCATCCCCACCAAGCTCCTCCCCAAGGACCCGGAGGCCAAGGGGACCTACCCCTACTGTGCTGCGGCCCAGGAGCTTGGACTGCTGGTCCTGGAGAGCTGCCCCCAAAAGAAGCTGGAGTGCATAG TTCGGACCTTGCGGGTCATCTGTGTCTGCGCAGAAGACTACTGCCCCACCTCAGAGGCCACACCCCAGGCCGGACCCCAGCCCATTGCTGCAGCAGCCAT TGGTGCCGACGACCTGCTGCCCATCCTCTCCTTCGTGGTGCTGAGGAGTGGCCTCCCTCAGCTGGTGTCGGAGTGTGCGGCCCTGGAGGAGTTCATCCACGAGGG GTACCTGATCGGAGAGGAGGGTTACTGCCTGACATCACTGCAGAGTGCCCTGAGCTATGTGGAGCTGCTGCCCCGGGGAGGCCTGGCCAAGCAGTAG
- the VPS9D1 gene encoding VPS9 domain-containing protein 1 isoform X6 has protein sequence MAAAAGDGTVKPLQSAMKLANGAIELDAGNRPREAYTEYLRSIHYISQVLLEEVETTKAGETMPPDTSKMLKLAQQCLERAQSTAAKLGKTRLKPAMPAAAPNPQPAGRHRRVYSDEGGKLSPFLPPEIFQKLQGAESRSSKKELTPLEEASLQNQKLKAAYEARMARLDPSQAMQKTSLTLSLQRQMMENLVIAKAREETLQRKMEERRLRLQEAANRRFCSQVALTPEEREQRALYAAILEYEQDHDWPKYWKAKLKRSPGDLSLVTSLLSHLLSLPDHPIVQLLRRLQCAVYSTLYPAVSRAAAPAPGCCPLTPNPGSRRLRPSQSLHCMLSPCEPSTAPWPQDSPPTPPLHPHPTGPPSPVGDIASGLPDKDSSFEDLEQFLGTSEWQGRAQGHGGQPEPQLQQLKSAVEDIHNAIADRLLSLTLLAFEGLNTAASKDRCLACIEEPFFSPLWPLLLALYRSVHQAREAALSRSMELYRNAPPTAIGIPTKLLPKDPEAKGTYPYCAAAQELGLLVLESCPQKKLECIVRTLRVICVCAEDYCPTSEATPQAGPQPIAAAAIGADDLLPILSFVVLRSGLPQLVSECAALEEFIHEGYLIGEEGYCLTSLQSALSYVELLPRGGLAKQ, from the exons ATGGCCGCTGCGGCCGGGGACGGCACCGTAAAGCCGCTGCAGAGCGCCATGAAGCTGGCCAACGGGGCCATCGAGTTGGACGCCGGCAACCGGCCCCGG GAGGCATACACGGAATACCTGCGGAGCATCCACTATATCTCCCAGGTGCTACTGGAAGAAGTGGAAACCACTAAAG CTGGGGAAACCATGCCCCCTGATACCTCCAAGATGCTGAAGCTAGCACAGCAGTGTCTGGAGAGGGCCCAGTCGACAGCCGCCAAGCTTG GGAAAACACGCCTGAAGCCAGCCATGCCTGCGGCTGCTCCCAACCCCCAACCTGCCGGCCGACACCGACGTGTGTATTCAGACGAAGGAGGGAagctctctccttttcttccgcCTGAGATCTTCCAGAAGCTTCAGGGGGCAGAGTCACGAAGCTCTAAGAA AGAGCTGACGCCCTTGGAGGAAGCCTCCCTGCAGAATCAGAAGCTGAAGGCTGCGTATGAGGCCCGGATGGCCCGACTAGACCCCAGCCAGGCTATGCAGAAGACATCCCTG aCCCTCTCTCTACAGCGGCAGATGATGGAGAACCTGGTGATCGCCAAAGCCCGGGAGGAGACA CTCCAGAGGAAGATGGAAGAGCGCCGGCTGCGGCTCCAGGAGGCCGCCAACAG GAGGTTTTGTAGCCAGGTCGCCCTGACGCCAGAGGAGCGGGAGCAGCGGGCACTTTACGCAGCTATCCTGGAGTACGAGCAGGACCAC GACTGGCCGAAGTACTGGAAGGCCAAGCTTAAGAGGAGCCCGGGGGACCTGTCGCTGGTGACCAGCCTGCTGTCACACCTGCTCAG CCTCCCTGACCACCCGATTGTGCAGCTCCTGAGGCGGCTGCAGTGTGCAGTGTACAGCACCCTGTACCCTGCAGTGAGCAGGGCAGCTGCGCCAGCCCCGGGCTGCTGCCCCCTGACCCCCAACCCTGGAAGCCGGCGGCTGCGGCCCTCGCAGAGCCTCCACTGTATGCTGTCCCCGTGTGAGCCCAGCACAGCCCCGTGGCCCCAGGACAGCCCCCCCAcacccccactccacccccaccccacggGGCCTCCCTCACCTGTTGGGGACATTGCGTCTGGCCTGCCGGACAAGGACAGCTCGTTTGAGGACCTGGAGCAGTTCCTGGGGACGTCTGAGTGGCAGGGCCGGGCCCAGGGCCATGGCGGGCAGCCCGAGCCCCAACTGCAGCAGCTGAAGAGCGCGGTGGAGGACATCCACAACGCCATCG CAGACAGGCTGCTCTCGCTGACCCTTCTGGCCTTCGAAGGCCTCAACACAGCTGCCTCCAAGGACCGCTGCCTGGCGTGCATAGAGGAGCCCTTCTTCTCCCCGCTGTGGCCTCTGCTGCTAGCCCTGTACAG GAGCGTGCACCAAGCCCGGGAGGCCGCTCTGAGCAGGAGCATGGAGCTCTACAGGAATGCACCCCCCACCGCCATCGGCATCCCCACCAAGCTCCTCCCCAAGGACCCGGAGGCCAAGGGGACCTACCCCTACTGTGCTGCGGCCCAGGAGCTTGGACTGCTGGTCCTGGAGAGCTGCCCCCAAAAGAAGCTGGAGTGCATAG TTCGGACCTTGCGGGTCATCTGTGTCTGCGCAGAAGACTACTGCCCCACCTCAGAGGCCACACCCCAGGCCGGACCCCAGCCCATTGCTGCAGCAGCCAT TGGTGCCGACGACCTGCTGCCCATCCTCTCCTTCGTGGTGCTGAGGAGTGGCCTCCCTCAGCTGGTGTCGGAGTGTGCGGCCCTGGAGGAGTTCATCCACGAGGG GTACCTGATCGGAGAGGAGGGTTACTGCCTGACATCACTGCAGAGTGCCCTGAGCTATGTGGAGCTGCTGCCCCGGGGAGGCCTGGCCAAGCAGTAG
- the VPS9D1 gene encoding VPS9 domain-containing protein 1 isoform X3 yields MAAAAGDGTVKPLQSAMKLANGAIELDAGNRPREAYTEYLRSIHYISQVLLEEVETTKGKTRLKPAMPAAAPNPQPAGRHRRVYSDEGGKLSPFLPPEIFQKLQGAESRSSKKELTPLEEASLQNQKLKAAYEARMARLDPSQAMQKTSLTLSLQRQMMENLVIAKAREETLQRKMEERRLRLQEAANRRFCSQVALTPEEREQRALYAAILEYEQDHDWPKYWKAKLKRSPGDLSLVTSLLSHLLSLPDHPIVQLLRRLQCAVYSTLYPAVSRAAAPAPGCCPLTPNPGSRRLRPSQSLHCMLSPCEPSTAPWPQDSPPTPPLHPHPTGPPSPVGDIASGLPDKDSSFEDLEQFLGTSEWQGRAQGHGGQPEPQLQQLKSAVEDIHNAIAQPAGGDGPMPQPFSFWKWSSRDGVSPCWLVSKLLTSDRLLSLTLLAFEGLNTAASKDRCLACIEEPFFSPLWPLLLALYRSVHQAREAALSRSMELYRNAPPTAIGIPTKLLPKDPEAKGTYPYCAAAQELGLLVLESCPQKKLECIVRTLRVICVCAEDYCPTSEATPQAGPQPIAAAAIGADDLLPILSFVVLRSGLPQLVSECAALEEFIHEGYLIGEEGYCLTSLQSALSYVELLPRGGLAKQ; encoded by the exons ATGGCCGCTGCGGCCGGGGACGGCACCGTAAAGCCGCTGCAGAGCGCCATGAAGCTGGCCAACGGGGCCATCGAGTTGGACGCCGGCAACCGGCCCCGG GAGGCATACACGGAATACCTGCGGAGCATCCACTATATCTCCCAGGTGCTACTGGAAGAAGTGGAAACCACTAAAG GGAAAACACGCCTGAAGCCAGCCATGCCTGCGGCTGCTCCCAACCCCCAACCTGCCGGCCGACACCGACGTGTGTATTCAGACGAAGGAGGGAagctctctccttttcttccgcCTGAGATCTTCCAGAAGCTTCAGGGGGCAGAGTCACGAAGCTCTAAGAA AGAGCTGACGCCCTTGGAGGAAGCCTCCCTGCAGAATCAGAAGCTGAAGGCTGCGTATGAGGCCCGGATGGCCCGACTAGACCCCAGCCAGGCTATGCAGAAGACATCCCTG aCCCTCTCTCTACAGCGGCAGATGATGGAGAACCTGGTGATCGCCAAAGCCCGGGAGGAGACA CTCCAGAGGAAGATGGAAGAGCGCCGGCTGCGGCTCCAGGAGGCCGCCAACAG GAGGTTTTGTAGCCAGGTCGCCCTGACGCCAGAGGAGCGGGAGCAGCGGGCACTTTACGCAGCTATCCTGGAGTACGAGCAGGACCAC GACTGGCCGAAGTACTGGAAGGCCAAGCTTAAGAGGAGCCCGGGGGACCTGTCGCTGGTGACCAGCCTGCTGTCACACCTGCTCAG CCTCCCTGACCACCCGATTGTGCAGCTCCTGAGGCGGCTGCAGTGTGCAGTGTACAGCACCCTGTACCCTGCAGTGAGCAGGGCAGCTGCGCCAGCCCCGGGCTGCTGCCCCCTGACCCCCAACCCTGGAAGCCGGCGGCTGCGGCCCTCGCAGAGCCTCCACTGTATGCTGTCCCCGTGTGAGCCCAGCACAGCCCCGTGGCCCCAGGACAGCCCCCCCAcacccccactccacccccaccccacggGGCCTCCCTCACCTGTTGGGGACATTGCGTCTGGCCTGCCGGACAAGGACAGCTCGTTTGAGGACCTGGAGCAGTTCCTGGGGACGTCTGAGTGGCAGGGCCGGGCCCAGGGCCATGGCGGGCAGCCCGAGCCCCAACTGCAGCAGCTGAAGAGCGCGGTGGAGGACATCCACAACGCCATCG cccagcctgcagGTGGTGATGGCCCCATGCCTCAGCCCTTCTCATTTTGGAAATGGagcagtagagacggggtttcaccatgttggctggtctcaaaactcttgacctcag ACAGGCTGCTCTCGCTGACCCTTCTGGCCTTCGAAGGCCTCAACACAGCTGCCTCCAAGGACCGCTGCCTGGCGTGCATAGAGGAGCCCTTCTTCTCCCCGCTGTGGCCTCTGCTGCTAGCCCTGTACAG GAGCGTGCACCAAGCCCGGGAGGCCGCTCTGAGCAGGAGCATGGAGCTCTACAGGAATGCACCCCCCACCGCCATCGGCATCCCCACCAAGCTCCTCCCCAAGGACCCGGAGGCCAAGGGGACCTACCCCTACTGTGCTGCGGCCCAGGAGCTTGGACTGCTGGTCCTGGAGAGCTGCCCCCAAAAGAAGCTGGAGTGCATAG TTCGGACCTTGCGGGTCATCTGTGTCTGCGCAGAAGACTACTGCCCCACCTCAGAGGCCACACCCCAGGCCGGACCCCAGCCCATTGCTGCAGCAGCCAT TGGTGCCGACGACCTGCTGCCCATCCTCTCCTTCGTGGTGCTGAGGAGTGGCCTCCCTCAGCTGGTGTCGGAGTGTGCGGCCCTGGAGGAGTTCATCCACGAGGG GTACCTGATCGGAGAGGAGGGTTACTGCCTGACATCACTGCAGAGTGCCCTGAGCTATGTGGAGCTGCTGCCCCGGGGAGGCCTGGCCAAGCAGTAG